The stretch of DNA CGAACACAAAAATGTAATCTTAAAGTTTTGTTTTTGAAACAAATCAATTAATTGCAACATTCTACTACCAGCAGCAGTTGAATTTGGCTCGGGCCAAACTGTTCCAATGATTACAAGATGTTTTTGCATATTACAAATATAGAATTAAAGTTTAATTTTTAGGTTTTGCATTAGTTTAAACAATGCGAAGCATTGTACTCTTTTACGCAGAATAGTCTGAAAAAGCTCTGAAATTCAGGACAAAGTCCGCAGAGTTTTTCAGATGGTTTTAATCGAAGATTAAAAATTCCTCGTAAAAGTGTCCTTTCTTTTGGTTCGTTTTCTTTGGACAAGCAAAGAAAATGAATGTAAAAAGGCAAAATTGTTAATAAAATGTTGACTTTTAAATTTTATTTCGTTCTTGATTAGGCATATTAAATCTTAATTTTAACCTAAATTCAGTTTGAAAACTGAATCGACTATTTTGATAAATTTAATCAAAATGTCGAGGTTAACCTAGACAAAATCTTCGATTTTCGTCTACTCTTGAGCAAAATACGCTAATGCGTATTTTGGGTTTAAACTATATATTTTTATTATGAGAATAGAAAGCGATTTAAAATTAGGTTTTAAAGATGTTATGTTTCGTCCGAAACGTTCCACATTAAAAAGTCGTTCACAAGTAGATTTAGAGCGCGAATACAAATTTTTACACAGTCCGTTTAAATGGAAAGGAATCCCGATTATGGGAGCCAATATGGATACTGTGGGAACTTTTGAAATGGCACTTTCTTTAGCTCAAAAACAATTATTTACAGCGGTTCATAAACATTACACGGTTGAAGAATGGAAGTTTTTTATGAATACTGCTCCTAGCGACATTATCAATTATATTGCAGTAAGTACAGGAACAGGTAAAAAAGATATTGAAAAAGTCTTAGAAATTTTTAAGCAAAACCCTGAATTACAATTTTTATGTATTGATGTGGCGAATGGTTATTCGGAACATTTTGTAGATTTTGTAAAAAAAATGCGTGGTTATTTACCTGAAAAAGTAATTATTGCGGGTAACGTAGTTACTGGAGAAATGGTAGAAGAATTGTTGCTTTCGGGCGCTGATATTGTAAAAGTAGGTATTGGTCCTGGTTCTGTTTGTACGACTCGAGTTAAAACAGGTGTTGGTTATCCACAATTATCGGCAATTATTGAATGTGCTGATGCAGCGCATGGATTAGGCGGACACATTATTAGTGATGGCGGTTGTAGCGTTCCCGGTGATGTAGCCAAAGCTTTTGGTGCTGGTGCCGATTTTGTAATGTTGGGCGGTATGCTTGCCGGTCATGACGAAAGTGGAGGAGAGCTGATAGAGAAAAACGATGAGAAATATAAATTTTTTTATGGCATGAGTTCAAGTACTGCTATGACGAAACATGTTGGTGGAGTAGCAGAGTATAGAGCAAGTGAAGGTAAAACGGTTCAAGTTCCTTATCGTGGTCCTGTCGAAGATACGGTTTTGGATATTCTAGGCGGTTTGAGAAGTACTTGTACCTATGTGGGTGCGGCTCAATTAAGAGAATTATCAAAACGAACCACTTTCATTAGAGTTACTGAACAAGAGAATCGAGTTTTTACGAAGTAAGTAAAAAGTAAAAAGTAAAAAGTAATTTTGCACTAACCACTAACCACTAAAAAATGTCAATTTTTAAATACTGTCCCAATTGTAAATCTGAAAATATTGAACATCCAAATCATGTTCGGTTTTTGTGTCACGATTGTAATTTTACGTATTACCATAATATAGCAGCGGCGGTTGCTATAGTTTTTACTTTTGAAGATAAAGTTTTATTTACCGTTCGCAATGTTGACCCAGATAAAGGGAAATGGGATTTACCAGGCGGATTTATAGATCCAGGAGAAAATGCTGAAGAAGCAGCTTGTCGTGAAATAAATGAAGAATTAGGAATACAAGTGAAACCAAATGATTTAAAGTACATTACTACTTCACCTAATAATTATTTATACAAAAATGTTCCCTACAGAACAATGGATATTTTTTATGAATGTCCTTTACAGACCGATTTTATTAATATAAATGCTGAAGATGAAATTCAGGATTTGATTTGGGTAAAACGTTCCGAAATAGATTTGAACCAAATTGGTTTTGTTTCTATTCGAAAAGTCATTGGAGAAAACTATATAAAATAGCATTTACCCTCTTTTCATTTCGCGAATTATCTTATTCGTTCTTCTATCAGCATACATTCGGTTTAAAGCGGTAACCGCCCAAATAAATGCGGGTATCCAACCAATAATCGTAATTTGTAAAAGCAAACATATAAATCCGGATAATATTTTACCTTGTAGCATTAAACTCAACCAAGGAAAGAAAAAAGCAATTACGTAGCGCATGATGATGATTCGTTTTTTGATGTACTAGTTAGTAGTAAAATCAACTTCAATGTCACACTTATTTGTTTTCAGCGAATTCACGCCTTGAAGTTTGTATAGCTTCCATATTTCCTTTTGCCCAAAGCACTAAACCGTGTAAATGTGGTAATAAAGATTTTCCTCTTTCGGTAAGTTGATATTCTACTTTAGGAGGAATTTGAGGATATACAGTTCTGTTTACTAAACCATCAGATTCTAATGTCTTTAGAGTTACAGCAAGCATTTTTTGAGAAATAGACGCTATAGTTTTATGAATTTCATTAAAGCGTAAAATTCCTTCCTCTTCTAAAACTAATAAAACGAGTACCGACCATTTATCTCCTATGCGATCAATTACATTTCTAATTGGACAATCTTCAATATTTGAAAATTTATTTAAATTTTTTTCTTCCATAATCCTTTGAAATATGCATTACTAACCAAAAGGTAAGTATTTGATTTTAAGGTAACTTCTTGTTTGAATTAAAATTTGTGACTACCTTTGGTTACCAAAAGTAAGTAAAAAACTTTTAGTAATCTAATAATCATTTAAAAAAATATAGTTATGACAATAGGAATTACAGGAGCTACAGGACAATTAGGACAATTGGTAGTTCAAAATTTAAAAGAAAGAAATACTGATGCAAACATTGTAGCATTAGTAAGAGATCCAAAAAAAGCAGCAGATTTAGGTGTTGAAGCAAGAGTATTTGATTACAATCAACCTGAAACACTTGCAGAAGCTTTAAAAGGAATTGATAAGTTATTATTAATTTCAGGAAACGAAATTGGTAACAGAAGTGCTCAACATACAAATGTTATTGAGGCAGCAAAAAAAGCTGGTGTAAAATTAATTGCTTATACGAGTTTATTACATGCTGATAAATCTTCATTAGCTTTAGCTGGAGAACATTTAGAAACAGAAACTTTATTAAAAGAATCGGGAATTCCTTATGTTATTTTACGCCACGGATGGTATACTGAAAATTATGTTGGAGGTTTAAGCGGAGTTGTAGAACACGGAACATTTTATGGTAGTGCAGGAGATGGAAAAATTGCATCTGCCTCTAGAGCCGATTTCGCAATTGTTGATGCTGAAGTTTTAGTTACAGAAGGACATGAAGGAAAAACTTATGAATTAGCAGGAGATGAAATTTTTACTTTATCAGATTTTGCAAAATCACTTTCTGAAGTTGCTGGAAAAGAATTAAAGTATCAAAATTTACCAGTTGAAGAATATGCAAAAGTTTTAGAAGGATTTGGTTTACCAGAAGGTGTAGCACAATTCTTTGCTGGAACACATATTGGAACTGAAAAAGGAGATTTGTTTGATGATAGTAAAACATTATCAAAATTGATAGGAAAACCAACAACTAGCTTAAAAGCTGTTTTAAAAGCTTCTCTATAAAAAGTTTTAAAAAAGGCTTAATTATAAGAAATAATTAAGCCTTTTTTATGTTTAGAAGTTTTAAATTTGGTTTTTTAAAAAATATGAACAACCATTACATTTATTGTTTAGAAGAAGTAGCCGATGTTGAGGCAGCAAATAATAGCATTATTTTACCTGCTTTAGAAAACTTGGCTTTACACTACGGAATTACGAATGTTTATAAAACTTGTGACAGTATTGAAACATTTGAAGAAAGTTTGAGTACGCTTTTGTATGAAGATAAACATTTTAAAGATTATGCCATTATTTACTTAGTGGTAAAAGGAAAGTCAAACCAAATAAATATTGGCAATTATTATTTTTCGTTTGAAGAAATTGCAGAACTTTTTGAAGGAAAGTTAAATGACAAAATTGTTCATTTTTCAAACTTATTTCAACTCGATTTAGAAGAAGAAACGTTTCAATATTTTCTTGATGTAACTGGCGCTAAAGCAATTTCAGGTTATAGTAACAGAGTGCCTATTTTAAGTACAATTCTCGATAATTTGTTTTTTTCAATTTATGAAGAAGACGATGACATGTTTAGTGCTGTTGAAACACTTTTTGAAAAACAATATGCCTTGTGTAAAAGCCTAGGATTTAGATTGTATTATTGATTTTTTTACAAATCAGCTTTAGTTCTCAACAAAATAATATTCTTGGAACGATTTGAACATTTTTTGTAGATCTTCCTGTTACATGATTTTTTTCTAAAAAACACACTTTACTGACGTTTTTAATGAATTAAGAGGAGTAAACTTATTAACAATCCGCCACATTTTTTAATTCTATTTTACTCAACATAAACGCAATTTACACGCAACTTATTTCTTAAGACTTCTTGCAAAATGTTTATGTATTTGGGCTTCCGAAGATTCAAAAAAAGAAAGTAGATCAAAGGCATTTTAATCTTATTATGTTAATATCTTCATTTGAATTTCAATTTTAATTTTTTCAATTTTGTTAGCAACAGTACAGCCCCTATTAATTGAACTATTTTTAAGTATTAATTAAATTTTATACGCCATTGAAATCAGAAGTTTCTATTTTAAAAACTGAAATTGAAGCATTAAAAAAGAGTTTGCTAGATCTACAACAACAAGCTCAACAAGACATTTGGTACGACGGTTCCGATGTAAAACGCTTATTCCACATTAGCGAATCAACTTTAACACGCTATCGTAAAGAAGGAAAAATTCCGTTTACGAAACTTGGGGGTAAATATTTTTATCCTAAACAATACTTTACCAAGAGCTTAATGGATAAAATGCAAAATAAGGAGCTTTTGTAGTTTACGGTTTATAGTTTACGGTTTACGGTTTATAGTTTACAGTTTACAGTTTACGGTTTACGGTTTATAGTTAATTGTTTGCAATCTTCAATTAACGGATACCCCATTATTCCTATTTATTCTTACTTAATACCCATTTCGTTCGTATAAAGTTATGTTTTTGCGAAGCACTAACGAACATGCTCCGAAGCAAATACGAACAAAACCCCTATAAAATGACCCCCAACCCATCAAATACTTCCAATACCTATCAAAACCTATCAATACTTATCAAAAGTTGTCAAAAGCTATCAGATTATAGCAAAGTCTTTTATTAGGTATTAAAAACCGTAAAAACATATTAAATCGTTGTTAATCAATACCTTGTGATTGTATTTTGAAATTCTCTTTTTACTTTTGAAACGTTATTTGATAAGCGCGCATCAAAAACAAAAGGTAAATTATTAATTCATAAATTTTTTTTAAGAGTATGGGAACGTACAACAAAGGTATTTTAGGAGCATTTTCAGGTAAAGTAGGTCCAGTGGTAGGTGCTACGTGGCGTGGTAAAGACGTAATGCGTAGTTTACCCAAAAAGAGTAATCGTTTGGCAACGCCATTTCAACAACAACAACGCACTAAGTTTACCATGACCAATGAATTTTTGGGTGGTGTGCAGCCGGTTATTAAACGCTATTTTGGCAACGATACAGGATTAAAAACTCGTAGAAATGCAGCCATGTCTTATTTGATGAAAGAGGCAATTGTGTTTAATGATCCTAATTATGAGTGGGATTACACCAAGGTTTTGATTAGTAAAGGTGATTTGTTAGGAATTAACAACGGAGCTGTTGTTGCAGGAACTGGGCAAAATTTAGATTTTTCTTGGACCGATAACAGCGGACAAGGAGAAGCTGCTGCGACTGATAAGTTGGTCGTAGTAGTATACGAGCCTACCACAAAGGCTACAGTGTACAGTTTGGAGGCAGGAAGTAGAAGTAGTGGAAGTGCTTCTTTAGAATTACCCAATTTTTTAAGCGGACTTGAAGTGCAAGTTTGGGCTACTTTTGTTTCTGCAGATGATAAGTTATTTGCCACCAGTTTGTATTTAGGTGCTATAACTGTAGGATAATCTTAGTGTTGGTTAGTGTTCACACTAAGGATACAATGCCCTACCAGAAATGGTGGGGTATTTTTTTGACCATTGCCTTCGAGAGCCTCAGGCAACGGTTTTATTGAGAAATTTGATTGGTGGCTGAGGTTCTCGAAGCCACTTTTTATTATGGTTCAAGTTATAAGTTTTACGCATTTTTATTTTTTAACACTACTCGTACGGATTTCCACATTTTTATTCCATCCACTTTATTTACTTTCGTTAAGAAAGTTCCTACGTATTTTTACCAGGTATGAAAATCAGGTATTTTTACGGGTTGTAAAAGCCCTTTTTTTTCGTTATGTTTGGAACTATTAAAATCATTTGAAATGATTGATAAAAAGAAATTATCAGAACGCGATATTTGCACAAAATTTATAACACCTGCTATTCAAAATGCGGGTTGGAACTTGCAATCTCAAGTGCTTGAAGAAGTGACTTTTACTGATGGTAAAATTTATGTTCGTGGTAAATTGACTGCTCGTGGTGAAAGAAAAAGAGCGGATTATTTATTGTACTATCAAGACAATCCAATTGCTATTATTGAGGCAAAAGATAACAAGCATTCGGTTCGTGCAGGTATTCAACAAGCGCTTAACTATGCTAGAATATTAGATATCCCAAGTGTGTTTAGTAGTAATGGTGATGGTTTTGTGTATCATGATAGAACAGTAAATGATGATTCTATTGAAACCGAATTAGCTTTAGAAGACTTTCCTTCTCCAGAAGCATTATGGATGAAGTACAAACACTATAAAGGTATAGTTACTGAACAAGGCGAAAAGATTGCTTTACAAAAATACTTTTCGGATGGTTCGGGAAGAAAGCCACGATATTACCAACAAATTGCGATTAACCGAACTGTTGAAGCTATTGCCAATGGACAAAACCGAATTTTGTTAGTTATGGCAACTGGTACTGGAAAAACGTATACGGCTTTTCAAATTATTCATCGACTATGGAAAAGTGGTGCTAAGAAAAGAATTTTATTTCTTGCCGATAGAACTGCTTTGATTGACCAAACCAAACGTGGGGATTTCAAACATTTTAAAGATAAAATGACGGTGGTTAAAAACCGTATGATTGATAAAAGTTATGAAATTTATTTGGCTTTATATCAAGGTTTATCGGGTGCGGATGAAGATGCGAATGCTTACAAACAGTTTTCACCTGATTTTTTTGATTTAATTATTATTGATGAGTGTCATAGAGGAAGTGCCAAAGAAGATAGTGCATGGAGAGAAATTTTAACATATTTCAAAAATGCTACTCATGTAGGTTTAACTGCAACACCTAAAGAAACCAAAGAAACCAGTAATACTGAATATTTTGGAGAACCAGTTTATACGTATTCTTTAAAACAGGGAATTGATGATGGCTTTTTAGCGCCTTACAAAGTTATTCGTGTGGTATTGAATGTAGATGCAGAAGGCTACAGACCTGAACAAGGTAAAACTGATAAAGACGGAAACGAAGTAGAGGATAGAATTTACAATAGAAAAGATTTTGACCGAAGTTTAGTCATTGACGAGCGAACGGATACCGTTGCTAAAAAAGTAACCGAATATCTAAAAGGTTTTGACCGTTTTGCTAAAACGATTATTTTCTGTGTAGATATTGACCATGCCGAACGTATGCGAAATGCTATTGCGCGTCATAATGCTGATTTGGTTTCAGAAAATTATAAGTATGTGATGCAAATTACAGGGGATAATGAAGAAGGAAAACGTGAGTTGGACAACTTTATTAACCCAGAAGAAAAATATCCTGTAGTTGCTACAACCTCTGAATTAATGACCACTGGTGTTGATGCGCAAACTTGTAAAGTAATTGTGCTTGATGCCAACATTAATTCCATGACGAAATTCAAACAAATTGTAGGTCGTGGTACGCGTATCAATGAAGAGTTTAATAAATTGTATTTTACGATTTTAGATTTTAGAAACGCCACCGACAACTTTGCTGACCCTGAGTTTGATGGACATCCGTTACGTGTTAAACCCATTACAGAAGACCTTGATTTAGAAACTATCATTGACGAAGAAGAAACAGAAGACACTCCAATTATTGATGAAGTTACAGGAGATGAAATTATAATGGCTCCTGCGGTAGTAAGAGAGCCATCAAGTAAAGATGAGTATCAAAAAAGACCGAAACAATATGTGAATGGGGTGGATGTTTCTATTTTGGTAAGTAGAGAATTGTATTTTGACAATGATGGAAAACCTATTACAACGAGTTTAAAAGATTACACAAAAAATATTATACAAAAGAATTTTGCCTCTTTAGACGATTTTCTTTTAAAATGGAATACTTCTGATAAAAAAGAAGCGATTATTAAAGAATTGCAAGAGCAAGGTGTTATGGTTGAATCGTTGTATGAAGCTGTTGATAAACAAGTCGATTTATTTGATTTGGTTTGTCACGTAGCTTTTGACCAACCGCCATTAACACGAAAAGAACGTGCAAATAACGTTAAAAAACGAAATTATTTTACCAAATATGGCGAACAAGCACGCAAAGTATTAGAAGCTTTATTAGACAAATATGCCGATGAAGGTGTTGAAAATATTGAGAGCTTTGACGTATTACGTGTAAAACCATTTGACGATTTTGGTTCGCCACTAGAGATTATTTCTCATTTTGGTAACAAACAAAAGTATTTAGACGCAGTAAAAGAATTAGAAAACGAATTATATAGAAAAGCATAAATGCCATTCATCAAAGTATATATTCATTTTGTTTGGAGTACCAAAAATAGATTTCCATTTCTTAATTCATTAGAGTTGAGAGAGAAAATGTGGAAACACATCAAAGAAAATGGAAAAGAAAAAGGAATTTTTATTGATTTTGTAAATGGGTATAGTGACCATTGTCATTGTTTGGTTTCATTGAAATCTGACCAGACAATTCAAAAGGTAATCCAAATGATAAAGGGAGAATCTGCATTTTGGTTTAATAATCAAAATTTTATTCTTGAAAAATTTGGTTGGCAAGACGAATATTTTGCGGTTTCGGTTTCGGAATCAATGATTGAAAATGTTAGAAATTATATCCGAAATCAAGAAACACATCATTCCAAAAAACCATTTGATGACGAATATAATAAAATGATTGATGTATATGGATTTCAAAAATTTAATGATAATCTGAATCAATAGAAATGGGTTTCAACCCATTTGGTATAATGGATAAAAACAATGATTCCAATAATGGGTTTTAACCCTAAATTAAAATAACATATGATTATTAAATTAAATAATTGAAATATTATCGGATGGTTTGAAACCCATCCCAATTGAAAAATAAATATTATTAAATGGGTTGTAATTCATTCCGATTAAAATAAAACAAACATTAAAATTATTATCGGATGGTTTGAAACCCATCCCAATTGAAAAAAATAGAAATTAATTTTATTATCGGATGGTTTGAAACCCATCCCAATTGAAAATAGAAATTAATATTATTATCAGATGGGTTAAATCCCATCCCAATTGAAAAAAACAAATATTGATATTAATATTATTATTATTATTAAAATTATTATCAGATGGGTTGAAACCCATCCCAATTGAAATAAACAAAACAAATTAATATACAAACATGTCAAACATATCCTCAATACTAAAATCCATACAAACCATCATGTGGCAAGACACTGGTCTAAATGGCGATGCGCAACGCATTGAACAATTAGGCTGGATGCTCTTTCTAAAAATATTCTCCGATAAAGACAAAGAACTCGAATTACTAGACGACAATTATACGTCGCCTATTCCTGATGAATTGCATTGGGTAAAAGAAAAAGGCAATTGGGCAGGCGATGACGAAGGCATGACAGGCGACGAATTGCTAGAGTTTGTAGATAGAAAATTGTTTCCTGCATTGCGCAATATTGACGTAAGTTCTGGTAACCGCCGTGCATTGATTGTACGTGAGGTTTTTGAAGGGAACAACAACTACATGAAAAGTGGTATCAACATTCGTAAGGTGTTGAACAAATTGAATGAAATTGACTTCAACATTGCCAAAGACCGTCATGCTTTTGGAGAACTATATGAAAGTATTTTAAAAGGCTTACAAAGTGCTGGTAAAAGTGGGGAGTTTTACACGCCTCGTGCCATTACCAGTTTCATTACTGAAATGATTAACCCACAATTGGGTGAAAAAATACTAGACCCTGCTTGTGGAACCGGTGGTTATTTGACTTGTGCCATTGAACATTTAAAAGAACAAGCCAACAGTGTAGAAGACCGCAAAAGTATAGCTGAAAACGTAATGGGTTGGGAATACAAACCACTACCGTATTTGTTAGCTACAACCAACTTGATTTTACACGATATGGAAGTGCCTAATATTCGTTTTGGCGATGCTTTAGACCAACCGTTGTCTAACTTTACCGAAAAGCACCGTGTTAACGCTATTTTAGCCAACCCACCGTTTGGAGGTATTGTAGCCAATAACAATGAAAACAATTTTCCGCAGAATTATAGAACTAAGGAAAGTGCCGACTTGTTCCTGATTTTAATGATTCATTTATTAAAACAAGGTGGAAGAGCCGGTATTGTATTACCTGATGGCTCGTTAACAGGTGATGGTGTAAAACAACGTGTGCGCCAAAAATTATTGGAAGAATGTAATTTACACACCATTATCCGTTTGCCTAACTCCGTGTTTCAACCGTATGCTACTGTAGCGACGAATTTGTTGTTTTTTACCAAAGGCACGCCCACCAAAGAAGTGTGGTATTACGAACACCGTTTGCCTGAAGGTCAAAAAGCCTACAACAAAACCAAACCGATACAAGCCAAAGAGTTTAACCCAATAAAAACTTGGTGGAACGACCGCAAAGAAAGCGATATTGCTTGGAAAGTAGATATTCAAACTATTATAGACCGCAACTATGATTTAGATATTAAAAACCCTACGAAGCAAGAAGAAGTACATGAGTATAGTAGTGTGGAATTAATGGAACTATTACATACTTCTTTTGAGAAAAGCAATGCCTTGTTGAACCAATTAAAAGAAGTTGTTAAATGAAATTAGGTAAAGCTTTGAAAATGGGTTTGGCAAAATCTATTCAGATAAATGATACTTCTGAATATACAATTGCAGGTGTTCAATCTTATGGTAAAGGTGTAATAAACAGAAGAAATGAAATTGGTAAAAACCTTAAGATGAAAAAATATCAGGTTATTGAACCCGATTACTTAATGTGGTGTAAGGTTGATACAAAAAATGGTGCATTTGGAATAACTAAGGAGGAGCATAGAGGTAGTCTTGCTTCAACAAATATGGCTTTGGCGAAAATTGATACAGAAAAATTTAATCCAAGTTTTATAGAAAAACTATTTTCATTTGATTTTTTCATAAAAATATAACACATTTATCTTCTGGAAGCACAAATAGGAAGTATTTAACTCCAAAACAACTTTTTGAAATGGTTGAAATACCAGCCATTAATAAAAATGAGCAAGATGATTTCATTTTATTAGTTGATAAAATTGAACGAATAGATTTAAATTCTGAATTAACCCACCAACTCGACCTAATCAAACAACTGCGTCAAGCATTTTTGCGTGAAGCAATGCAAGGCAAGTTAATTACGAATGATAAATTACGAATTACGAATGGTGAAACCGGTCATGAATTGTTAGCCAAAATAAAAGAGGAGAAAGCACAATTAATAGCCGAGAAAAAACTCAAAAAAGAAAAAGAATTACCACCCATTACAGAAGATGAAATTCCTTTTGAAATTCCTGAACATTGGGCTTGGTGTAGGTTGGGGGAGATTGCTGAAATTAAAAGAGGTAAAAGTCCTAAATATTCTGAGAATGGTGTATTTAAAATGTTAAATCAAAAGTGTGTAAGATGGTATTTTATTAATATTGAAAATTCTAAAGCTGTCGATGAGAATTGGTTAAATTCACTAGATAAAGATTTAAAAATAAAAGAAAATGACTTATTAGTTAACTCGACTGGTGATGGAACAATTGGTCGTTCAGGAATTGCTGATATTTTGTGTGATGATTATATGTTTGATTCA from Flavobacterium haoranii encodes:
- a CDS encoding YqaE/Pmp3 family membrane protein: MRYVIAFFFPWLSLMLQGKILSGFICLLLQITIIGWIPAFIWAVTALNRMYADRRTNKIIREMKRG
- a CDS encoding DUF6266 family protein — translated: MGTYNKGILGAFSGKVGPVVGATWRGKDVMRSLPKKSNRLATPFQQQQRTKFTMTNEFLGGVQPVIKRYFGNDTGLKTRRNAAMSYLMKEAIVFNDPNYEWDYTKVLISKGDLLGINNGAVVAGTGQNLDFSWTDNSGQGEAAATDKLVVVVYEPTTKATVYSLEAGSRSSGSASLELPNFLSGLEVQVWATFVSADDKLFATSLYLGAITVG
- a CDS encoding GMP reductase codes for the protein MRIESDLKLGFKDVMFRPKRSTLKSRSQVDLEREYKFLHSPFKWKGIPIMGANMDTVGTFEMALSLAQKQLFTAVHKHYTVEEWKFFMNTAPSDIINYIAVSTGTGKKDIEKVLEIFKQNPELQFLCIDVANGYSEHFVDFVKKMRGYLPEKVIIAGNVVTGEMVEELLLSGADIVKVGIGPGSVCTTRVKTGVGYPQLSAIIECADAAHGLGGHIISDGGCSVPGDVAKAFGAGADFVMLGGMLAGHDESGGELIEKNDEKYKFFYGMSSSTAMTKHVGGVAEYRASEGKTVQVPYRGPVEDTVLDILGGLRSTCTYVGAAQLRELSKRTTFIRVTEQENRVFTK
- a CDS encoding SDR family oxidoreductase, whose protein sequence is MTIGITGATGQLGQLVVQNLKERNTDANIVALVRDPKKAADLGVEARVFDYNQPETLAEALKGIDKLLLISGNEIGNRSAQHTNVIEAAKKAGVKLIAYTSLLHADKSSLALAGEHLETETLLKESGIPYVILRHGWYTENYVGGLSGVVEHGTFYGSAGDGKIASASRADFAIVDAEVLVTEGHEGKTYELAGDEIFTLSDFAKSLSEVAGKELKYQNLPVEEYAKVLEGFGLPEGVAQFFAGTHIGTEKGDLFDDSKTLSKLIGKPTTSLKAVLKASL
- a CDS encoding class I SAM-dependent DNA methyltransferase, with translation MSNISSILKSIQTIMWQDTGLNGDAQRIEQLGWMLFLKIFSDKDKELELLDDNYTSPIPDELHWVKEKGNWAGDDEGMTGDELLEFVDRKLFPALRNIDVSSGNRRALIVREVFEGNNNYMKSGINIRKVLNKLNEIDFNIAKDRHAFGELYESILKGLQSAGKSGEFYTPRAITSFITEMINPQLGEKILDPACGTGGYLTCAIEHLKEQANSVEDRKSIAENVMGWEYKPLPYLLATTNLILHDMEVPNIRFGDALDQPLSNFTEKHRVNAILANPPFGGIVANNNENNFPQNYRTKESADLFLILMIHLLKQGGRAGIVLPDGSLTGDGVKQRVRQKLLEECNLHTIIRLPNSVFQPYATVATNLLFFTKGTPTKEVWYYEHRLPEGQKAYNKTKPIQAKEFNPIKTWWNDRKESDIAWKVDIQTIIDRNYDLDIKNPTKQEEVHEYSSVELMELLHTSFEKSNALLNQLKEVVK
- the hsdR gene encoding EcoAI/FtnUII family type I restriction enzme subunit R, with the translated sequence MDKKKLSERDICTKFITPAIQNAGWNLQSQVLEEVTFTDGKIYVRGKLTARGERKRADYLLYYQDNPIAIIEAKDNKHSVRAGIQQALNYARILDIPSVFSSNGDGFVYHDRTVNDDSIETELALEDFPSPEALWMKYKHYKGIVTEQGEKIALQKYFSDGSGRKPRYYQQIAINRTVEAIANGQNRILLVMATGTGKTYTAFQIIHRLWKSGAKKRILFLADRTALIDQTKRGDFKHFKDKMTVVKNRMIDKSYEIYLALYQGLSGADEDANAYKQFSPDFFDLIIIDECHRGSAKEDSAWREILTYFKNATHVGLTATPKETKETSNTEYFGEPVYTYSLKQGIDDGFLAPYKVIRVVLNVDAEGYRPEQGKTDKDGNEVEDRIYNRKDFDRSLVIDERTDTVAKKVTEYLKGFDRFAKTIIFCVDIDHAERMRNAIARHNADLVSENYKYVMQITGDNEEGKRELDNFINPEEKYPVVATTSELMTTGVDAQTCKVIVLDANINSMTKFKQIVGRGTRINEEFNKLYFTILDFRNATDNFADPEFDGHPLRVKPITEDLDLETIIDEEETEDTPIIDEVTGDEIIMAPAVVREPSSKDEYQKRPKQYVNGVDVSILVSRELYFDNDGKPITTSLKDYTKNIIQKNFASLDDFLLKWNTSDKKEAIIKELQEQGVMVESLYEAVDKQVDLFDLVCHVAFDQPPLTRKERANNVKKRNYFTKYGEQARKVLEALLDKYADEGVENIESFDVLRVKPFDDFGSPLEIISHFGNKQKYLDAVKELENELYRKA
- a CDS encoding NUDIX hydrolase, with amino-acid sequence MSIFKYCPNCKSENIEHPNHVRFLCHDCNFTYYHNIAAAVAIVFTFEDKVLFTVRNVDPDKGKWDLPGGFIDPGENAEEAACREINEELGIQVKPNDLKYITTSPNNYLYKNVPYRTMDIFYECPLQTDFININAEDEIQDLIWVKRSEIDLNQIGFVSIRKVIGENYIK
- a CDS encoding DUF6642 family protein; amino-acid sequence: MNNHYIYCLEEVADVEAANNSIILPALENLALHYGITNVYKTCDSIETFEESLSTLLYEDKHFKDYAIIYLVVKGKSNQINIGNYYFSFEEIAELFEGKLNDKIVHFSNLFQLDLEEETFQYFLDVTGAKAISGYSNRVPILSTILDNLFFSIYEEDDDMFSAVETLFEKQYALCKSLGFRLYY
- the tnpA gene encoding IS200/IS605 family transposase, whose product is MPFIKVYIHFVWSTKNRFPFLNSLELREKMWKHIKENGKEKGIFIDFVNGYSDHCHCLVSLKSDQTIQKVIQMIKGESAFWFNNQNFILEKFGWQDEYFAVSVSESMIENVRNYIRNQETHHSKKPFDDEYNKMIDVYGFQKFNDNLNQ
- a CDS encoding helix-turn-helix domain-containing protein gives rise to the protein MKSEVSILKTEIEALKKSLLDLQQQAQQDIWYDGSDVKRLFHISESTLTRYRKEGKIPFTKLGGKYFYPKQYFTKSLMDKMQNKELL
- a CDS encoding winged helix-turn-helix transcriptional regulator, with product MEEKNLNKFSNIEDCPIRNVIDRIGDKWSVLVLLVLEEEGILRFNEIHKTIASISQKMLAVTLKTLESDGLVNRTVYPQIPPKVEYQLTERGKSLLPHLHGLVLWAKGNMEAIQTSRREFAENK